One window of the Psilocybe cubensis strain MGC-MH-2018 chromosome 12, whole genome shotgun sequence genome contains the following:
- a CDS encoding putative secreted protein (putative secreted protein ARB_06907): MRTSLLSVLAVAAAISSSVASVLPRALPTPVSVATAKTYLAALTVEAESNSPAYNRDLFKHWTTVSGSCNTRETVLKRDGTNVVVGSNCAATSGSWVSPYDNVPTNLASDLDIDHVVPLKEAWVSGARTWTNAQREAFANDLVRPQLIAVTDSLNQAKGDKDPAEWMVPLASYRCTYVRAWIHVKYHYKLSVDQAEKTALTNYINAC, translated from the exons ATGCGCACTTCTCTGCTTTCTGTTCTTGCTGTTGCCGCTGCTATTTCGTCATCAGTGGCTAGTGTGCTTCCCCGTGCTTTGCCCACGCCCGTCAGCGTCGCCACCGCCAAAACCTACCTGGCTGCTT TGACCGTGGAGGCTGAGTCTAACTCGCCCGCTTATAACCGGGATCTCTTCAAGCACTGGACCACTG TCTCCGGTTCCTGCAACACCCGAGAGA CCGTGTTGAAGCGGGATGGAACCAATGTGGTGGTCGGCAGCAACTGTGCGGCTACCTCTGGAAGCTGGGTGTCGCCTTACGACAACGTACCCACTAACCTGGCCAGCGACCTCGATATT GATCATGTCGTTCCTTTGAAGGAAGCTTGGGTGTCGGGTGCGCGCACTTGGACCAACGCGCAGCGCGAGGCCTTTGCAAACGACCTCGTCCGCCCCCAGCTTATTGCTGTTACTGACTC ACTAAACCAGGCTAAGG GTGATAAGG ATCCCGCCGAGTGGATGGTCCCCCTCGCCAGCTACAGATGCACCTATGTCCGGGCCTGGATTCACGTTAAATACCACTACAAGCTCAGCGTCGACCAAGCTGAAAAGACCGCCTTAACGAACTACATAAACGCTTGCTAA
- a CDS encoding Glucoamylase (Glucoamylase ARB_02327-1), with amino-acid sequence MRTILLTTLAFCASVLAQSSVVDSFVATESPIAKAGLLANIGPSGAKASGAKAGVVIASPSNNNPDYLFTWTRDSALVYKTVIDQFIRGDTSLRGTIDNYVSAQAIQQQVSNPSGSISSGGLGEPKFNIDLSAFTGAWGSVISPPFMIISQSNSKHIDGPALRSTALITYANWLIANSNTTFVTSTLWPIIKLDLDYVAANWNQTGFDLWEEVQSSSFFTSAVQHRSLRQGAALASAIGQTSVVSGYTTQANNILCFMQSYWNPSGGYITANTGGGRSGKDANTALASIHTFDPTAGCDSVSFQPCSDKALSSLKVYVDSFRSIYSINSGIASNAAVATGRYPEDSYFGGNPWYLTTAAVAEQLYDALIVWKKQGSLEVTSISLPFFQQFSSSVAVGTYASTTSTFTTLTNGVQNFAEGTLAIIAKFTPSNGGLSEQFIKTSGVPTSANDLTWSYASMLTAFASRSGVVPEAWGAKGLVASASCGTSAGAGTVQVTFNVQATTVFGENIYLTGSLDALKDWSPDNAMILSAANYPTWSITVSLPASTSFQYKYIRKFNGAVTWESDPNNSNTTPASGSFTINDTWR; translated from the exons ATGAGAACTATACTCCTCACAACGTTAGCTTTCTGCGCCTCGGTTCTCGCTCAATCGAGCGTCGTGGATTCATTTGTTGCAACCGAGTCACCCATTGCCAAAGCAGGTTTGCTGGCCAACATCGGACCATCTGGAGCAAAGGCGTCGGGTGCTAAG GCTGGAGTGGTCATTGCTAGtcccagcaacaacaaccccGACTATCTCTTTACATGGACTCGAGACTCGGCTTTGGTGTACAAAACCGTTATTGACCA GTTCATTCGCGGAGACACTAGTTTACGTGGGACGATTGACAACTACGTCTCTGCGCAAGCTATCCAGCAGCAAGTGTCAAATCCCAGTGGAAGTATCTCTTCGGGGGGTCTTGGAGAGCCGAAGTTTAATATTGATTTGTCGGCATTCACTGGGGCATGGGGAAG TGTCATCTCTCCACCATTTATGATTATTTCTCAATCCAACTCCAAACACATAGACGGGCCAGCACTACGATCCACCGCCTTGATAACTTATGCTAACTGGTTAATCGCTAATTCCAACACTACATTCGTCACCTCTACGCTATGGCCAATCATCAAGCTTGACCTCGACTACGTCGCCGCTAACTGGAACCAGACCGG GTTTGATCTTTGGGAAGAAGTCCAGTCCAGTTCGTTCTTTACATCTGCCGTTCAGCATCGCTCTCTTCGCCAAGGAGCTGCACTCGCCAGCGCTATCGGCCAGACATCTGTTGTATCGGGATATACTACCCAGGCAAACAACATTCTCTGCTTCATGCAG TCATACTGGAACCCCTCCGGCGGCTATATCACTGCAAACACTGGCGGAGGACGCTCGGGAAAGGATGCAAATACAGCTTTGGCTTCCATCCATACCTTTGATCCGACTGCAGGATGTGATTCAGTTTCGTTCCAACCCTGCTCTGACAAGGCCCTCTCTAGTTTGAAAGTATACGTCGACTCATTCCGTTCGATTTACTCTATCAACTCTGGAATTGCCTCAAATGCCGCTGTTGCCACTGGTCGATACCCCGAGGACTCTTACTTCGGTGGAAAC CCTTGGTACCTCACCACTGCAGCTGTTGCTGAGCAGCTATACGATGCGCTCATCGTCTGGAAGAAGCAAGGCTCCCTGGAGGTTACTAGTATCTCGCTCCCGTTCTTCCAACAGTTCTCCTCTTCAGTCGCAGTTGGAACATACGCAAGCACAACCTCTACGTTCACTACTCTGACCAACGGTGTTCAGAACTTCGCTGAAGGAACTCTCGCTATTATTGCCAAGTTTACACCATCGAATGGCGGGCTCTCCGAACAGTTTATCAAAACTTCTGGAGTCCCAACGAGCGCTAATGATCTCACATGGAGTTATGCGTCGATGTTGACAGCCTTTGCCTCCCGCAGTGGTGTCGTTCCCGAGGCATGGGGAGCTAAAGGACTTGTTGCTTCCGCGAGCTGTGGAACctctgctggtgctggtacCGTACAGGTCACCTTTAATGTACAGGCTACAACAGTCTTCGGCG AGAACATCTACTTGACTGGGTCCCTCGATGCACTTAAGGACTGGTCTCCAGACAACGCCATGATTTTGTCAGCAGCTAACTACCCTACTTGGAGTA TCACGGTGTCCCTTCCTGCGAGCACTTCATTCCAATACAAGTACATCCGCAAATTCAACGGGGCTGTCACCTGGGAGTCCGACCCCAACAACTCCAACACCACACCTGCCTCCGGGAGCTTCACCATCAATGACACCTGGCGTTAA